A DNA window from Streptococcus mutans contains the following coding sequences:
- the ftsW gene encoding cell division peptidoglycan polymerase FtsW — protein MKIDKRHLLNYSILLPYLILSVLGLIVVYSTTSASLIQNGLNPFRSVINQAAFWVISLLAILFIYRLKLNFLKNSGVLTVMMMIEVVLLLIARFWTQEVNGAHGWIVIGPISFQPAEYLKVIMVWFLAFTFARRQQSIEIYDYQALTKRKWWPKQLSDLKDWRFYSLVLILLVAAQPDLGNATIIVLTAIIMYSVSGIGYRWFSALLTGIITLSAIFLGLINMVGVKTMSKVPVFGYVAKRFSAFFNPFKDVTDSGHQLANSYYAMSNGGWLGRGLGNSIEKRGYLPEAQTDFVFSIIIEELGLIGAGLILALIFFLILRILLVGVKAKNPFNSMIALGIGSMMLMQVFVNIGGISGLIPSTGVTFPFLSQGGNSLLVLSVAIGFVLNIDANEKREDIYQEVEEAERDDTDVFIDPQSQQETYGE, from the coding sequence ATGAAAATTGATAAGCGGCATTTGCTGAATTATTCGATATTATTGCCCTATTTAATTTTATCAGTGTTAGGTTTGATTGTTGTTTATTCAACAACCAGTGCTAGCTTAATACAAAATGGTTTAAATCCTTTTCGTTCTGTCATAAATCAGGCTGCCTTTTGGGTTATTAGTTTATTGGCTATCCTTTTTATTTACCGCTTAAAATTAAATTTTTTGAAGAACAGTGGTGTTTTAACTGTTATGATGATGATAGAAGTGGTGCTGCTTTTAATTGCGCGTTTTTGGACACAGGAAGTTAATGGTGCTCATGGTTGGATAGTTATTGGTCCCATCAGCTTTCAGCCGGCTGAGTATTTAAAAGTTATTATGGTCTGGTTTTTGGCTTTTACCTTTGCTAGGCGGCAGCAATCTATTGAAATTTATGATTATCAAGCTTTGACCAAACGTAAATGGTGGCCGAAGCAGTTGAGTGATCTAAAGGATTGGCGTTTTTATTCTTTAGTTTTGATTCTTTTGGTTGCAGCACAGCCCGATTTGGGAAATGCGACCATTATTGTTTTAACAGCTATTATTATGTATTCAGTCAGTGGTATTGGCTATCGTTGGTTTTCTGCTTTATTAACTGGGATTATTACGTTATCAGCAATCTTCTTAGGTCTCATCAATATGGTTGGTGTTAAAACGATGAGCAAGGTTCCAGTTTTTGGCTATGTTGCTAAACGCTTTAGTGCTTTTTTCAATCCGTTTAAGGATGTGACAGACTCTGGACATCAGTTGGCTAATTCCTATTATGCTATGAGTAATGGTGGTTGGCTGGGACGTGGTTTGGGCAATTCTATTGAAAAGCGAGGCTATCTTCCAGAGGCACAAACAGATTTTGTCTTTTCAATTATTATTGAAGAATTAGGACTGATTGGAGCAGGACTCATTTTAGCCTTGATTTTCTTTTTGATTTTGCGTATTCTGCTAGTTGGTGTTAAAGCTAAAAATCCTTTTAACTCCATGATTGCTTTGGGTATTGGTTCTATGATGCTGATGCAGGTATTTGTCAATATTGGTGGAATATCCGGCCTTATTCCTTCAACAGGTGTAACTTTTCCCTTTCTATCACAGGGAGGAAACAGTCTTCTTGTTTTGTCGGTAGCTATTGGTTTTGTATTAAATATTGATGCTAATGAGAAACGAGAAGATATTTATCAGGAAGTGGAAGAAGCCGAGCGTGATGATACAGATGTTTTTATAGATCCTCAATCGCAACAGGAGACTTATGGAGAATAA
- a CDS encoding HD domain-containing protein produces the protein MKEKVFRDPVHNYIPVEDELIYDLINSKEFQRLRRIKQLGSSSFTFHGAEHSRFSHCLGVYYLARRVTNIFDKKYSDIWNSNESLLTMTAALLHDIGHGAYSHTFERLFDTNHETITQQIILSPETEINTILRRVSPDFPDKVASVINHTYSNKQVEQLISSQIDVDRMDYLLRDSYFTGASYGEFDLTRVLRVIRPIENGIAFSRDGMHAVEDYIISRYQMYMQVYFHPASRAMEVLLQNLLKRAKYLYPKEKEFFTVTSPHLIPFFENRVTLEDYLSLDDGVMNTYFQTWMQSADKILSDLASRFINRKVFKSITFDEKDLSNLEKLREIVKDLGFDPTYYTALHLNFDLPYDVYKPDVQNPRTQIEMLQEDGSIAELSTLSPLVHTLSGTTHGDRRFYFPKEMLIKDDLFVEAKEKFSHYIKNKHFYNLRE, from the coding sequence ATGAAAGAAAAAGTATTCCGAGATCCTGTTCATAATTATATACCTGTTGAAGATGAGCTCATTTATGATCTTATCAATAGCAAAGAATTCCAGCGACTGCGTCGCATTAAACAGTTAGGTTCATCTAGTTTTACCTTTCATGGTGCTGAACACAGCCGTTTTTCACACTGTCTTGGTGTTTATTATCTTGCCAGACGTGTTACCAATATTTTTGATAAAAAATACTCAGACATTTGGAATAGTAACGAATCTCTCTTAACCATGACCGCAGCTCTTTTGCATGATATTGGTCATGGGGCCTATTCTCATACTTTTGAGAGGCTGTTTGACACTAATCACGAAACCATTACTCAGCAGATTATTTTAAGTCCTGAAACAGAAATCAATACGATTTTAAGGCGTGTCTCACCAGATTTTCCTGACAAGGTCGCTAGTGTTATCAATCATACCTATTCTAACAAACAGGTTGAACAGCTCATTTCCAGCCAAATTGATGTTGATCGCATGGATTATCTCCTGCGAGATTCTTACTTTACTGGTGCTAGCTACGGTGAATTTGATTTAACACGCGTCTTACGCGTCATTCGTCCAATTGAAAATGGTATTGCTTTTTCAAGAGATGGCATGCATGCTGTAGAAGATTATATTATCAGTCGCTATCAAATGTACATGCAGGTTTATTTTCATCCAGCTAGCCGTGCTATGGAAGTTCTCTTGCAAAATCTACTCAAACGTGCAAAATACCTTTATCCCAAAGAAAAAGAATTTTTCACTGTTACATCACCTCATTTAATCCCTTTTTTTGAAAATAGGGTTACCCTAGAAGACTATCTTAGTCTGGATGACGGTGTCATGAATACCTATTTTCAAACTTGGATGCAAAGTGCAGACAAAATCTTATCTGACCTCGCTAGCCGTTTTATCAATCGCAAAGTCTTCAAATCAATCACTTTTGATGAAAAAGATCTCTCAAATTTAGAAAAACTAAGAGAAATTGTTAAAGACCTTGGTTTTGATCCAACATATTATACTGCTCTTCACCTTAATTTTGACCTTCCTTATGATGTCTACAAGCCAGATGTTCAAAATCCCCGCACTCAAATTGAAATGTTGCAAGAAGATGGCTCCATTGCCGAGCTGTCTACACTATCACCTCTAGTTCATACCTTATCTGGTACTACGCATGGCGATCGTCGCTTCTACTTTCCCAAGGAGATGCTTATCAAAGATGATCTTTTTGTCGAAGCTAAAGAAAAGTTTTCTCACTATATCAAAAATAAGCATTTTTACAATCTCAGAGAGTGA
- the tpiA gene encoding triose-phosphate isomerase — MSRKPIIAGNWKMNKTAAEAREFIDAVKNNIPSNNLVDTVIGSPALFLEGMKKGVKGTELQVAAQNCYWEDFGAFTGETSPAALAALGVDYVIIGHSERRDYFHETDQEINKKAHAIFKHKMTPILCCGESLETYEAGKTAEWIEGQITADLKGLSAEQVSSMVIAYEPIWAIGTGKSADANIADDICGVVRATVEKLYGKEVAQAVRIQYGGSVKPENVAEYMAKENVDGALVGGASLQADSFLALLDFVK; from the coding sequence ATGTCACGTAAACCAATTATTGCTGGTAACTGGAAAATGAACAAGACTGCTGCTGAAGCGCGTGAGTTCATTGATGCAGTTAAGAACAATATTCCTTCAAATAATCTTGTTGATACTGTTATTGGATCACCTGCATTATTCCTTGAAGGAATGAAAAAAGGCGTGAAAGGTACAGAATTGCAAGTTGCAGCTCAAAACTGTTACTGGGAAGATTTTGGTGCTTTTACTGGTGAAACAAGTCCTGCAGCGCTTGCAGCACTTGGTGTTGACTATGTTATTATTGGGCACTCAGAACGTCGTGATTACTTCCATGAAACAGATCAAGAGATTAACAAAAAAGCACATGCTATTTTTAAGCACAAGATGACGCCAATTCTTTGTTGTGGTGAATCTCTTGAAACTTATGAAGCAGGTAAAACAGCTGAATGGATTGAAGGACAAATCACTGCTGACCTTAAAGGTTTGAGTGCTGAGCAAGTATCAAGTATGGTTATCGCTTATGAACCAATCTGGGCTATTGGTACTGGTAAGTCAGCTGATGCTAATATTGCAGATGATATCTGTGGTGTTGTTCGTGCAACCGTTGAAAAACTTTATGGAAAAGAAGTTGCTCAGGCTGTCCGTATTCAATACGGCGGTTCTGTAAAACCAGAAAATGTTGCAGAATACATGGCTAAAGAAAATGTTGATGGTGCTCTTGTTGGCGGTGCTTCACTGCAAGCAGACAGTTTCCTTGCCCTTCTTGACTTTGTCAAATAA
- a CDS encoding aminoacyltransferase translates to MALQNISQNDFALHVQKAEQKSFMQTLEMAKLLSKRGFTLNYIAWLENGTIEISAILYSMPMTGGRYFEINCGPVVTRDKHLTDFYRELKDYVKEKGALELVIKPYDTYQTFDGDGQATSAEKKELISQLTNLGYHFDGLQRDYPNGEPDWHYVKDLSDISEQTLLKSFSKKGRPLVKKAKTFGTKLRRLNRDELNLFKEITSATSDRREYSDKSLDYYQDFYDSFGNNAEFMIASLNFENYLSHLQKDQNKLGNKIAKLQADLEKNPHSEKKQNQLRELSSQFDTFTTRQEEAQKFITKYGKKDVILAGSLFVYTPQEAVYLFSGSYPEFNKFYAPALLQEHVMLEALKRGISFYNLLGITGHFDNSDGVLRFKQNFNGYIVRKMGTFHYYPNPLKYRLLNTIKKILRR, encoded by the coding sequence ATGGCTTTACAAAACATCTCTCAAAATGATTTTGCCTTACATGTTCAAAAAGCAGAGCAAAAATCTTTCATGCAGACCTTAGAAATGGCCAAGCTTCTTTCCAAAAGAGGATTTACGCTTAATTATATTGCTTGGTTAGAAAATGGAACAATTGAAATTTCTGCTATTTTATACAGCATGCCCATGACTGGCGGCCGCTATTTTGAAATTAATTGCGGACCAGTTGTCACACGAGATAAGCATCTAACAGATTTTTACAGAGAACTAAAAGACTATGTCAAAGAAAAAGGTGCTTTAGAATTAGTAATAAAACCTTATGACACCTATCAAACCTTTGATGGTGATGGCCAAGCAACCAGTGCTGAAAAAAAAGAACTTATCTCGCAATTAACTAATCTCGGTTATCATTTTGATGGCTTGCAGAGGGATTATCCTAATGGTGAACCTGATTGGCACTATGTCAAAGATTTATCGGATATTAGCGAACAAACACTGCTAAAATCCTTCAGTAAAAAAGGACGCCCTTTAGTAAAAAAAGCCAAAACTTTCGGCACTAAACTTCGTCGGCTTAATCGTGATGAGCTTAACCTCTTTAAGGAAATTACTTCAGCCACTTCTGATCGCAGAGAATACAGTGATAAAAGTCTGGACTACTACCAAGACTTTTACGATAGTTTTGGAAATAATGCCGAATTTATGATTGCCAGCCTCAACTTTGAAAATTATCTTAGTCATTTACAAAAGGATCAAAATAAACTTGGCAATAAAATTGCTAAGTTGCAAGCCGATTTGGAAAAAAATCCGCATTCTGAAAAAAAACAAAACCAATTGCGTGAACTGTCCAGCCAATTCGATACCTTTACAACTCGTCAAGAAGAAGCTCAGAAATTTATCACTAAATACGGCAAAAAGGATGTCATCTTAGCAGGCAGTCTCTTTGTTTATACACCTCAAGAAGCCGTCTATCTTTTCTCAGGTTCCTATCCAGAATTTAATAAGTTCTATGCGCCTGCTCTTCTACAAGAACATGTGATGCTTGAAGCTCTTAAAAGAGGAATTTCTTTTTATAATCTCCTTGGTATTACAGGGCACTTTGATAATTCAGATGGTGTTCTTCGTTTCAAACAAAATTTCAATGGTTACATTGTCCGCAAGATGGGAACATTCCATTATTATCCAAATCCCTTAAAATACAGACTTTTAAATACGATTAAAAAAATTCTAAGACGTTAA
- a CDS encoding DUF1934 domain-containing protein, whose protein sequence is MQIHLRNEIDLDGQREVIDQTHPVDVTEKNGFSYFIFVNEEKERVVIKCNDQELIMTRFSNPKSVLRFHREVQALVTIPTPMGIQHFMTKTSKFIFDKTNHSIKLDYVLKQPDSESQNIFAKYQLELTWF, encoded by the coding sequence ATGCAGATTCATTTGAGAAATGAAATTGATCTAGATGGTCAAAGAGAAGTGATAGACCAAACCCATCCGGTTGATGTGACCGAGAAAAATGGCTTTTCTTACTTTATTTTTGTCAATGAAGAAAAAGAAAGAGTTGTGATTAAATGTAATGATCAAGAATTAATTATGACACGCTTTTCAAATCCAAAATCCGTCTTACGTTTTCATAGAGAAGTACAAGCTTTGGTGACTATTCCAACGCCTATGGGTATTCAACATTTCATGACAAAAACCAGTAAATTTATTTTTGATAAAACAAATCACTCTATCAAGCTTGACTATGTTCTTAAACAGCCAGATTCAGAATCACAGAATATTTTCGCAAAATATCAATTAGAATTAACTTGGTTTTAA
- a CDS encoding TSUP family transporter → MTNRLILNTIQLLLISLITWIMGTILLHARQHQINLKEKFLTGFWIGYVTDLLDTLGIGTFATTTTLFKATKLVEDDRKIPATMSTAHVVPVLVEALCFVTIVKVDITTLVCMAAASFTGAFVGTRITKNWNTQQVQRVLGILLIIAALVMVYRMLTNPGAGISSQIRGLKGIWLLVGIIFDFIIGMLMTMGLGNYAPELIFFSLMGINPSIALPVMMLDAAMILTASSIAFIKSDRVHWPGTFGIIIGGILGVLTAAFFLSNLDINNLKILVVFIAFFTGATLLRSSIIRR, encoded by the coding sequence ATGACAAATCGTTTAATATTAAATACCATTCAGTTACTTTTGATCAGTCTGATTACTTGGATAATGGGAACCATTTTATTACATGCACGACAGCATCAAATTAATTTAAAAGAGAAATTTTTAACAGGGTTTTGGATTGGTTATGTGACAGATCTCTTAGATACTTTGGGAATTGGGACTTTTGCGACGACGACAACACTTTTTAAAGCGACAAAATTAGTTGAAGATGATCGTAAAATACCTGCCACCATGTCAACTGCCCATGTTGTTCCTGTTTTGGTTGAGGCACTTTGTTTTGTGACTATTGTCAAGGTGGACATTACTACTCTGGTTTGTATGGCAGCAGCCTCTTTTACGGGAGCCTTTGTTGGAACACGGATAACCAAAAATTGGAATACTCAACAGGTTCAACGTGTTTTGGGAATTTTGCTCATTATTGCAGCTTTGGTCATGGTTTACCGCATGCTGACCAATCCTGGAGCAGGCATTTCCTCTCAGATTCGTGGTCTAAAAGGCATTTGGCTTTTAGTTGGTATTATTTTTGATTTTATTATTGGCATGTTAATGACTATGGGATTGGGTAATTATGCGCCAGAATTGATTTTCTTTTCTTTGATGGGCATCAATCCTTCCATTGCTTTGCCCGTTATGATGTTGGATGCAGCCATGATTTTAACAGCCAGTTCAATAGCATTTATTAAATCTGACCGTGTTCATTGGCCGGGGACCTTTGGCATCATTATTGGTGGCATCCTTGGCGTTTTAACAGCAGCCTTCTTTCTCAGTAATTTAGACATTAACAATCTCAAGATTTTAGTTGTCTTTATTGCCTTCTTTACGGGTGCAACATTGTTGCGTTCTTCTATTATAAGAAGATAG
- the yidA gene encoding sugar-phosphatase translates to MSIKLVAVDIDGTLLNSKREVTPEVYTAIQDAKKAGVKVVIATGRPIAGVTDLLEKLNLKDQGDYVITFNGALVQDTATGEDLIKETLTYDDYLDIELLSRKLSVHMHAISKEGIYTANRDIGKYTVHEASLVNMPVYYRTPEEMVGKEIVKIMMIDEPEMLDAAIAQLPASLYEHYTVVKSRPFYLEIMNKKVSKGTAIVHLAEKLGLSRDETMAIGDEENDRAMLEAVGSPVVMENGIPELKKMAKYITKSNDNSGVAYAIKKWVLN, encoded by the coding sequence ATGTCAATTAAATTGGTTGCTGTCGATATTGACGGCACATTACTTAATAGTAAGCGTGAAGTAACACCTGAAGTTTACACTGCTATCCAAGATGCTAAAAAAGCTGGCGTCAAGGTCGTTATTGCAACAGGCCGCCCCATTGCTGGTGTAACCGATTTACTAGAAAAATTAAATCTCAAGGATCAAGGAGATTACGTGATTACTTTTAACGGTGCTTTAGTACAAGATACCGCAACTGGTGAAGACTTGATTAAAGAAACGTTAACTTATGATGATTATTTAGATATTGAATTGCTCAGTCGCAAATTAAGTGTGCACATGCATGCTATCTCTAAAGAAGGTATTTACACTGCCAATCGTGATATCGGCAAATACACTGTCCATGAAGCAAGTTTGGTTAACATGCCAGTCTATTATCGTACTCCTGAAGAAATGGTTGGCAAAGAGATTGTGAAAATAATGATGATTGACGAACCTGAAATGTTAGATGCTGCTATTGCTCAACTGCCAGCCAGCCTTTATGAACACTACACAGTTGTCAAATCAAGACCTTTTTATTTAGAAATCATGAATAAAAAAGTCAGCAAAGGCACTGCTATCGTTCATTTAGCAGAAAAGTTAGGACTTAGCAGAGATGAGACAATGGCTATTGGTGATGAGGAAAATGATCGTGCTATGCTAGAAGCTGTTGGAAGCCCTGTTGTGATGGAAAATGGTATTCCTGAACTCAAAAAAATGGCTAAGTACATCACCAAATCAAACGACAACAGTGGGGTCGCTTATGCAATTAAAAAGTGGGTATTAAACTAA
- the tuf gene encoding elongation factor Tu, with protein MAKEKYDRSKPHVNIGTIGHVDHGKTTLTAAITTVLARRLPSAVNQPKDYSSIDAAPEERERGITINTAHVEYETEKRHYAHIDAPGHADYVKNMITGAAQMDGAILVVASTDGPMPQTREHILLSRQVGVKYLIVFMNKVDLVDDEELLELVEMEIRDLLSEYDFPGDDIPVIQGSALKALEGDTAQEDIIMELMHTVDDYIPDPERDTDKPLLLPVEDVFSITGRGTVASGRIDRGTVKVNDEVEIVGIRDDIQKAVVTGVEMFRKQLDEGIAGDNVGVLLRGIQRDEIERGQVLAKPGSIHPHTKFKGEVYILTKEEGGRHTPFFNNYRPQFYFRTTDVTGSIELPAGTEMVMPGDNVTIDVELIHPIAVEQGTTFSIREGGRTVGSGIVSEIEA; from the coding sequence ATGGCAAAAGAAAAATACGATCGTAGTAAACCACACGTTAACATTGGTACTATCGGACACGTTGACCATGGTAAAACTACCTTAACTGCAGCTATCACAACTGTACTGGCACGTCGTCTTCCAAGTGCAGTAAACCAACCAAAAGATTATTCATCTATTGATGCTGCTCCTGAAGAACGCGAACGCGGTATCACTATCAATACTGCGCACGTTGAGTATGAAACTGAAAAACGTCACTATGCTCACATTGATGCTCCAGGACACGCGGACTATGTTAAAAACATGATCACTGGTGCTGCCCAAATGGATGGTGCTATCCTTGTAGTAGCTTCAACTGATGGACCAATGCCACAAACTCGTGAACACATTCTTCTTTCACGTCAAGTTGGTGTTAAATACCTCATTGTCTTCATGAATAAAGTTGATTTGGTTGACGATGAAGAATTGCTTGAATTGGTTGAAATGGAAATCCGTGATCTTCTTTCAGAATATGATTTCCCAGGTGATGATATTCCAGTTATTCAAGGTTCAGCTCTTAAAGCTCTTGAAGGCGATACTGCTCAAGAAGATATCATCATGGAATTAATGCATACTGTTGATGACTACATTCCAGATCCAGAACGTGATACTGACAAGCCGCTCCTTCTTCCAGTCGAAGATGTTTTCTCAATCACTGGTCGTGGTACTGTTGCTTCAGGACGTATTGATCGTGGTACTGTTAAAGTTAACGATGAAGTTGAAATCGTTGGTATCCGTGATGACATTCAAAAAGCTGTTGTTACTGGTGTTGAAATGTTCCGTAAACAATTGGATGAAGGTATTGCAGGGGATAATGTTGGTGTTCTCCTTCGTGGTATCCAACGTGATGAAATCGAACGTGGTCAAGTTCTTGCTAAACCAGGTTCAATTCACCCACATACTAAATTCAAAGGTGAAGTTTATATCCTTACTAAAGAGGAAGGTGGACGTCATACACCATTCTTCAATAACTATCGTCCACAATTCTACTTCCGTACAACTGACGTAACTGGTTCAATTGAGTTGCCAGCAGGTACTGAAATGGTTATGCCTGGTGATAACGTTACTATTGACGTTGAATTGATCCATCCAATCGCTGTTGAACAAGGTACTACTTTCTCTATTCGTGAAGGTGGACGTACTGTTGGTTCTGGTATCGTTTCAGAAATCGAAGCTTAA
- a CDS encoding aminoacyltransferase — MYTYKIGISKEEHDNFIKNSGQTNLLQSSSWAKVKDEWGNERMGFYQDSKLVASASILIRPLPLGMTMFYIPRGPVMNYQDKDLVNFVLTSLKKFAKRKRALFIKFDPFILLNHHQIDEEAINNPQAQTIIDTLKHLGCEWLGQTSDMGETIQPRFQANIYAEGFSEANLSKKIRQSIRTAKNKGVSIRFGGYELLADFSDLMKKTEDRKSIHLRGIDYYRKLLDNYPQHSFITLASLNLKERLTELESQRKKAQNNLAKFGDNVKPSKIDNTKKEIERLSDEIAFLQEHLSQGKDTVPLSGTLSLEFGKTSENVYAGMDDEFRRYQAAIYTWFATANHAFERGSHWQNMGGIENDLSGGLYNFKSKFKPEIEEFIGEFNLPVSPLYKLANIAYTIRKKRRSKH; from the coding sequence ATGTACACATATAAAATCGGAATTTCAAAAGAAGAACATGATAACTTTATCAAAAACAGCGGTCAAACCAATCTACTACAAAGCAGTTCTTGGGCAAAAGTTAAAGATGAATGGGGAAATGAGCGAATGGGTTTTTATCAAGATAGCAAACTTGTTGCCTCTGCCTCTATTTTAATCAGACCTTTACCTCTTGGTATGACAATGTTTTACATTCCAAGAGGTCCCGTCATGAACTATCAAGATAAAGATTTGGTGAATTTTGTATTGACCTCCTTAAAAAAGTTTGCCAAAAGAAAAAGAGCCCTATTTATTAAGTTTGATCCTTTTATTTTGCTGAACCATCATCAAATTGATGAGGAAGCCATCAATAACCCGCAAGCACAAACTATTATTGACACTTTAAAGCATTTAGGCTGTGAATGGCTGGGACAAACAAGTGATATGGGAGAAACTATTCAGCCGCGTTTCCAAGCCAATATCTACGCAGAAGGGTTCTCTGAAGCTAACTTATCCAAAAAAATCCGACAATCCATCCGTACTGCCAAAAATAAGGGAGTTAGCATTCGCTTTGGTGGCTATGAACTTTTGGCAGACTTCTCCGATTTAATGAAAAAAACAGAAGATCGCAAAAGCATTCACCTCAGAGGCATTGATTACTACCGCAAACTCTTAGACAATTATCCCCAACACTCTTTCATTACTTTGGCTAGTCTCAATTTGAAAGAAAGACTTACCGAACTAGAAAGTCAAAGGAAAAAAGCTCAAAATAACCTTGCTAAATTTGGTGATAATGTTAAACCGAGCAAAATTGATAATACAAAAAAAGAAATCGAACGTCTCAGTGACGAGATTGCCTTTCTTCAAGAGCATTTATCCCAAGGTAAAGATACCGTTCCTCTTTCAGGAACATTATCTCTTGAATTCGGTAAAACATCCGAAAATGTCTATGCTGGTATGGATGACGAATTTCGCCGTTATCAAGCTGCTATCTATACTTGGTTTGCAACGGCTAACCATGCCTTTGAAAGAGGCAGTCACTGGCAAAATATGGGAGGTATTGAAAATGACCTCTCTGGCGGACTTTACAACTTCAAATCAAAATTCAAACCAGAAATTGAAGAATTTATTGGTGAATTTAATTTACCAGTCAGCCCGCTCTATAAATTAGCTAATATTGCCTATACCATACGTAAAAAACGAAGGAGCAAGCATTAA